Proteins from a genomic interval of Equus quagga isolate Etosha38 chromosome 11, UCLA_HA_Equagga_1.0, whole genome shotgun sequence:
- the KRT222 gene encoding keratin-like protein KRT222 isoform X1, with translation MELSQLLNEIRAHYEKLLTRNQIETVLSTRIQLEEDISKKMDKDEEALKAAQAELKEARRQWYHLQVEIESLHAVERGLEHSLHASEQHYQTQLQDLEAVIERLEKELQEVRRGIEKQLQEHEMLLNTKMRLEQEIATYRRLLEKEEIRYYGCIQGEKKEEKPTTSRVGFVLPSAIINEISFSTKVPQKYENEKVETVTKQAILNGNIVKESTEAHGTIQTEKVDEVIKEWEGSFFKDNPRLRKKSVSLRFDLHLAATDEGCLQTKQDNLPDIEVRLIMRRSCSIPSIKPPSAAN, from the exons ATGGAGCTGTCCCAGCTACTCAATGAGATCAGGGCACACTATGAAAAGCTCCTCACCAGAAATCAGATAGAGACCGTGCTCTCAACAAGGATCCAG CTAGAAGAAGATATAagcaaaaaaatggacaaagatgaAGAGGCTTTAAAGGCTGCTCAAGCAGAACTCAAGGAAGCCCGTCGCCAGTGGTACCACCTGCAAGTGGAAATTGAATCTCTCCATGCTGTG GAAAGGGGCCTTGAACACTCCCTACACGCCAGCGAGCAACATTACCAGACGCAACTGCAAGACTTAGAGGCCGTGATTGAAAGACTAGAAAAAGAGCTACAGGAAGTAAGGCGTGGCATCGAAAAGCAGCTTCAAGAGCATGAGATGCTTCTCAACACAAAGATGAGGCTAGAACAAGAAATAGCAACTTATCGCCGCCtcctagaaaaggaagaaatcag ATATTATGGTTGTATCCaaggtgagaaaaaagaagaaaaacctacCACAAGTAGAGTTGGTTTTGTTTTACCTTCAG ccattataaatgaaatatctttttcaacGAAAGTCCCACAAAAGTATGAGaatgaaaaagtggaaacagtGACCAAACAGGcaatattaaatggaaatatcGTGAAGGAAAGCACTGAAGCTCATGGCACTATTca gACAGAGAAAGTGGATGAAGTTATCAAAGAATGGGAAGGTTCCTTCTTTAAAGATAACCCTCGCTTAAGGaaaaaatctgtttctcttcGATTTGACCTTCATTTAGCAGCCACCGACGAAGGGTGTTTACAGACTAAGCAGGATAATCTGCCAGACATAGAAGTCAGGCTTATCATGAGAAGATCATGCAGTATCCCCTCTATCAAACCTCCATCAGCAGCTAACTAA
- the KRT222 gene encoding keratin-like protein KRT222 isoform X2 → MDKDEEALKAAQAELKEARRQWYHLQVEIESLHAVIYIKQERGLEHSLHASEQHYQTQLQDLEAVIERLEKELQEVRRGIEKQLQEHEMLLNTKMRLEQEIATYRRLLEKEEIRYYGCIQGEKKEEKPTTSRVGFVLPSAIINEISFSTKVPQKYENEKVETVTKQAILNGNIVKESTEAHGTIQTEKVDEVIKEWEGSFFKDNPRLRKKSVSLRFDLHLAATDEGCLQTKQDNLPDIEVRLIMRRSCSIPSIKPPSAAN, encoded by the exons atggacaaagatgaAGAGGCTTTAAAGGCTGCTCAAGCAGAACTCAAGGAAGCCCGTCGCCAGTGGTACCACCTGCAAGTGGAAATTGAATCTCTCCATGCTGTG ATCTATATAAAACAGGAAAGGGGCCTTGAACACTCCCTACACGCCAGCGAGCAACATTACCAGACGCAACTGCAAGACTTAGAGGCCGTGATTGAAAGACTAGAAAAAGAGCTACAGGAAGTAAGGCGTGGCATCGAAAAGCAGCTTCAAGAGCATGAGATGCTTCTCAACACAAAGATGAGGCTAGAACAAGAAATAGCAACTTATCGCCGCCtcctagaaaaggaagaaatcag ATATTATGGTTGTATCCaaggtgagaaaaaagaagaaaaacctacCACAAGTAGAGTTGGTTTTGTTTTACCTTCAG ccattataaatgaaatatctttttcaacGAAAGTCCCACAAAAGTATGAGaatgaaaaagtggaaacagtGACCAAACAGGcaatattaaatggaaatatcGTGAAGGAAAGCACTGAAGCTCATGGCACTATTca gACAGAGAAAGTGGATGAAGTTATCAAAGAATGGGAAGGTTCCTTCTTTAAAGATAACCCTCGCTTAAGGaaaaaatctgtttctcttcGATTTGACCTTCATTTAGCAGCCACCGACGAAGGGTGTTTACAGACTAAGCAGGATAATCTGCCAGACATAGAAGTCAGGCTTATCATGAGAAGATCATGCAGTATCCCCTCTATCAAACCTCCATCAGCAGCTAACTAA